The sequence below is a genomic window from Lycium ferocissimum isolate CSIRO_LF1 chromosome 9, AGI_CSIRO_Lferr_CH_V1, whole genome shotgun sequence.
AAGTACATGGCAACTACGTCTGTAAGAGTAAAACAAAAGCGTCCAGGTATAGATTTTAATGGCATGACAATGCATGTACAGTCAggcctctctataacagccatctcctataacaacatttcactataactaACCATGTTTTCAGTGGAACTAATCTTTCatgttattttatattatatgttctttaTCGCATTTCGCTGTAGCTGCCAAAATGTATCGGAACAAAAACAATGcagttatagagaggtttgactataGTTGATCAATAAACCGTGTCAACCCCAAATTATTGATCCTTTTATAAATCTTATGTACaagaattaattataaaaaatataagaaatgcAAACAATTATTTCTGTGATTAATAACTCGATTGTTATTGGCGCGAAAGCTTATCATGCTGAAGGATTATGGTCTTGTAAAATTAATACCTGATATAGCAAATACTCTGTGCATGAGAATGTCTTGAGCAATATGTATCTTGCAGGGAACAATGTTTGTACAGTTGAATGGAGAATCCCCAATTCCGGTTGCTACTGAAATGAACCAGGGGTGTCCTGCCTCTGATGCATGGTTGCTTCTCAAAAGACTAAAGCCCTCTACTTCTCCGCGACAATATCATCTTCATCACCCAGAGACCATCAATTTATCCCCTTGATGTGTTCATTCATTCTCTGGAGAACTTCAAAACATACGCGAGCTGATGGCGGATATTATACTCCACATATTCCCAGGTTTATCAGCGAAAATAGTGTTATCCTTAGATTTAGAATCAGCAAAGCTGAGTTACATCACATTGCTCCATTCAGAAAGTTGTTGCATGAGATGACTCCTTGAGAAGCAATGGCGTAAATGCAGAAACAGTTTGCCTTGATTCAAACAGTGAAATGACTTCTcaaattaactatttttttggGGCGGAGCTAGGGTTGcaaggggttcatccgaaccaaGTAAGAATTTGAATGTCAATATTTTAACAAGGAATTCTTTTCGAGCTTAGATTAGAAATCTCACTCGATTTATTTAGttgctttctttcctttttctaggTATTTAGTGTCAATTCGGTAGTGCATATATTCTTTTTATATCTTAAACAATGTAAATTTGAAATCCATAACTGTAGAATTAATTATAACGTCCATTTTTCATCCTTGTGCTTTTCTCTCCAGGAAAAGTAAGAGATTAAACGATTCGTCAAATAAAAGATCAGTAATACCATTGATGTGATGCTATTTTTCAATATAGAAAGgataaagttgatttttttttttgttgtcatttGTGAGTAGTTAACGAGATTTAGTAAATTTAATCACTTCATCAATCAATTACTTCTTCCAGTTCGATCATATgataaaatttccattttgaGACTTCTGAAAATGCTTCTACAACATTCTACTAGGAGTAACTAAATATACATTTTAATACGATTTTCAATAATTTGAATCCATTTTTGGATCTTACACTTCAATGTAATCAATTAACTTTTAAACTATTTCTAAAATAATTCTTGTACTGCTACTAATACATACATCACATAAGTTACAATATCCGTATTTTCAACCAAATAGAGTCATTAAAAATACAGTGACTGGagtaatatataaaaataatggaaaattaataataattaaaaaaagtacGCTATTTGATGCTCTTTTTCATTTCAGTTAACCcttaataatttcttaaagtCACtcatgttatgttgtgtttaagaattcatgtttcaaattttttaataatcACATAAGTATTAtgtgattattattaataatactaTGAGTTTCGAcaatattcatttttaaaaaattagatgTCTAGATAAATAAGTTtgcataaattgaaacaaatgaaatacTCGCAAATTGAGGGAAGTGATGAAAAGCATGAATTAGAAAGTGAGAGAAAAGGTGTGGACAAAGAAACcgcaaaaaaataattgaagcaTAGAGCTTACAACTCGCTACGAAATAAAAGGTGACTCCTATAAATTCTTGCCAACTATTCCTTGTGGACTCTCTCACTTCTCTCTTCATTCTCAAAGTTttctcatttccacacttcaatCTCTCtcttactctctctctctctccaatCTCCACACATACCTTCTTGAAAAATTCATCTCCTATTTGTCTATACAAGAACAACCAAAAAATactaaaaggagaaaaaagaaaagtttttggAGCTTATTTTtcaatccatattgatcattgaGGATATAGAAGAAAACCCCACAAAAGGAATTGTAAGTTCTTATCTCTTTTTATACAAATAAGTCATATCTTGATAACAAGATTCTATATTTATCAGTTCCTCCTATGTTTGCTATTGACGTTTGTTAAGACAGACAAATTAGGAATTGTTTTTGTTAGAAACGTTATGTAAGGGACAAGGAGCGGGCCAAATCCTTAACGCTAGAACAATTGATCTGCATGAATCCCTTATTTTGTAACGATGCATAATTTAGTTATAAAATTTATCACGTtttacccccacccccaccccaaaaaaaaaaaaaaaaaataataataatcttgACCATGACCTCTTGCGAAATGCAAGGTAAGTATGTCTCTGATAAACACTTGTCGGTCCGGCCTTTTTACCGGACCACCGCACATAGCGGGGCAGTGTCTTGAAACGCCCTTTTTAATCCTGACACACAAACTTTGGAACGCTCGCATTATTTCTCactattttccttattttgtttttgttttatttgtagGAAAAAGGGAAATCTTGATGGCCCCTAATGGAGGAGGAGTGAATAAGAACAATGGGACGTCAATAGCAAGAAATAACCATAATGGAGGAGGGACAAGGCAGGTATTAAAAAAAGGTCCATGGACAGCAACGGAAGACGCGATTTTGATGGAGTATGTGAAGAAACACGGAGAAGGAAATTGGAACGCGGTCCAGAGGAATTCAGGTTTAATGAGATGTGGGAAAAGTTGTAGGTTAAGATGGGCAAATCATTTGAGGCCTCATTTGAAAAAAGGTGCATTTTCTTTAGAAGAAGAAAGGCTTATTGTGGAACTTCATGCTAAACTTGGAAACAAATGGGCTCGTATGGCTGCTCAGGTTGTTAATTAATTCTTTTGATAAGAATTAATACTATTTCAATCTGCGTCTAACTCAACTTATACATGCGCGTGGATTTTTTGGTACAAAAAGTGTAATTCGTTAATTCTAAATCTTGAATTCGTCATTGAACTTTGGCCTCTCTTTGGGGCCATGTATACCTTTGTTTTCCTTATTTGTTTTATACAGGTGGCAAAAGATTTAGTtggagattatatatatatatatatgtgtgaaaaCGACATATTCATTTCGAAATCTtaatagaaagaaatattttttttgggaatagAGAGTGTTTTACTCCTTCATTGGCTTATTCTTCGTGAATCTGAATTAATCGGATCAATAGATTTCCGATATTGAatgtcaaaatgaaaaaagctAACACGTTGACATGCATATCTACATGGTTTTGTATGTTTCTAGTGTGTGCATGAATTGGATTTACAacttaaaatactcatttttcCAGAAAAGGATAAGTTGACCACCCTCATGGAGAAATATTATTGAGTTTTTCGCCCgagttttctttaatttcttgatcaTCATTAATGTTTTTCAAGtgattttgtatttttactttttatcacCATTAGCAAAGTGGAAATTGTGAGTTTATTTTCACTATCCTTTGCTTGTCTATTGGATCTACAATACTAGAATTGTTTCATTAATTTGTTTTAcacatatcaatgtcaaattaattaattactttttttttggttcttatTCTATGAACACAGCTGCCAGGTAGAACAGATAACGAAATCAAGAATTATTGGAACACAAGGCtaaaaagaagacaaagagcTGGTTTGCCCATATACCCTCAAGACATACAACCACAAAATTACCAACAAGatcaaaaccaacaacaacttaGTACTAATATCCCTTCACCATTTGATAATCACCAAAATTCCAATTACAATAATTCCCCTCTTTCCCTTTTAGATATCTTCAATCCTTCAACTATGAAATCTAGTAGTAATATTATTTCAAATCCATACCAATTCAATAATAATCCTAGTTCTCCATTTCTCACAACTACAAATAATATTAACAACCAAGTCAAGTTTTTTCGCGATCCTCGCGTTAGTCTTTCCTTAACATTAGCATCATCGATGAAGAACTCACAACTTTCTTCAATGGTAGCACCTGTGCCTAATAATTTTAGTCAGGGCtattctagttcaattccaGTGTCGtcacaacttcaacacaactaTCCAAATTTTACCACCGTTACAAGACCTTTTACAGCGATTTCCTCAAACCCTAATGGTTTAATCTTAGGTATGTGCGTCTCAACCAGAAGAATTTGTTcatatttgttatttttcttcatttttctcaattGTGCTTGTATTTTCACCAACAGGTATAGGCACAGAGCACCGGTCAGTCCAATCGACCGTGCCTGAGACTACAACATCAAGTGATGCTGATAATTATGCTGTTGATCACGGATTATCGCGAGGAAATAGTGGATTATTGGAAGATTTATTGGAGGAATCTCAAACCTTAACTCGAGCTGAGAAAATAAAAGAGCATTGTTCAATTGAGAATGAGGATAATAAAGGGAAATTAGTGTGGGAGGACTATGGATTAACAGAAGAAGCAGCAGATGCTATTTTAACGGGAGAATCAACATACAATTTTTCTCattgtgatgatgatgatgccacaCAAAATAAGCATTCTGAAGAATCCAGCCCTATCAATTCATCCTCAGGTAAATTTATATACATTGATCGTGTGAAGAATATTTACACACTATTATTGTCTTTAAACCGATCATgcataatacaaaaaaaaaaaaaaaaaaaaaaacataaattagTTATGAAACTCCTTGCTAATCTGTCACTAAATTGCTCATAGCTAGCAACATTTTTTGCTAATCAATCGCAAATTCGTTGTTAAATAAGAGTAGCGATGGATTTTGACCTTTAGTGACATAAGGTGTTCGTCGCTAATtcctattattttattttgtagtttatttattgcatcttttaggctATTGAGTTGAGATTATTGTACAAAGCTACCTAATGTCGAAGGTTATTTTAACTTGCTGGTGTAGGTTCTATGCATTGAAAGTATATAGTTTTGCTACACTATCGAGTTAAGCTTTATACACCGatgatataaaaatatttacataattagCTCACTTAAAAAGTAATTGAAGAAAACTTTATATTTGATATAAGCATTAATTCATTGATGACCTATATAGCAAATACTAGTAGATAATATGTTATAATAGATCGATTAAATTACATTGATGGTGTAAAAAAGTTTTATACTGTCACGACATAGAACTTAAATCCTATAAAATTGTGTACTAATATTacattctttcttatatttcattcattttggccCTTGAGTAACATTTATTATGGTTTCGTATAGGGTTGACAACAAAGGAATGTTCATTAGAGCTGGGTAATCAAGtggatgatgatattatgagattTCTTGATAATTTTCCACTAGGTGTACCGGTTCCTGATTGGTGTGATGATGACCAAAATCATCATGATCAGCAGAATACATCTAATGGCCAATCTTTTGAATGTGATCAAATACAATTGTCCTCAAAATCAAGCTGATATTGAAAAACTCAAATTCAtaggcggatccagaatttgaaGTATATGAGTTTCCGCAGCAACCTTCTTATAAATATGCAATAATCAGTCaagtatttatatatttagtatatttttaatacatatataggATTTTGGACAAAAGTACAAACTAGGCCCGCCTCTTCAAGGGTTAATCATAAATAGGAAACTGGAGCATGTTGCTGGATTAACATGCTTGTTTGTTTTTTTCTGCTAATAGGAGTAGTAAACATTTATTGCagtatttttgttgttaattcttttttaatattCCATAGGTTAATATGTAGATACACTGATAATTGTCATTCAATTGACTTGGCTTATTTATTGTGTGCATTACGAAACAAGGAAACTTCTTGTTTGAGTTACATGTCTATTTTTAGGACGATCAgttaacttttataaactgTCAGTGTAAAATATTTTACCCTATCAAAGCATTTAGTAACTAGTAACGACTCATAATAAGTGATTGGTAACCTCAATAAGAATGCACATAAGCTTCTATTCGGTTTAAATTACGCTTATACGATTAGGGTTTAGGGGATGTAAAGTTAAAtctgttatgattataatctaGACTCTGACTAACAAGAGTTTGTGATGAATATATATGGGATGGTAGTTTTTTATGCACCTAGAGACGAGATGATCTTTTTTAGTAGTCAAGTTAATGGTGTTATTAATCTGTATtacgaaaatattttgaaacaataACTTTGTAAAATTCCAGAAAACAATAAACTTTGTAAAACTAGAAATTATAAATCAGAAACTGGAAAATATCAAAACAGTattcgaaaaatatttttaaggaagaaaatcgAGCCCACTGAATGCATAGTGTGtgcttaaggaaattattcccctcaagtaCCCGAGGTTAATGGAATATATCCTATCAGGATAGAACGATCTTACTCACTGGTGTATCGGTACCTAAAACCACGGTGTTAGCGAACCACTCAACGGCAGTAAATTACACTAGAATTTATTTgtgcagaagaagaagaagaagaagttttgaagttcagaaaagaagaagaagttttgAAGTTCGGAAAATTCGTAAGGAAAAATCTGAGGAATCAAACAAATTTATAGCCATGGAAGTACTGTTTCTGAAGGTTTCCAACCCTTCAGAACAATCACTTTAAAAACGGGAgggaattttaaataaaatccaGGAAAGAATCGGGTCGCGGGTCACTAACGGGTCAGGATCTGGAtaattgaattaattaattaaataaataattaaaattaaagaaaatttggtccaaaaagattatcaatcaatcatttGACCGACTCCGACTCCGAGCCGAGCGACGACGATAGCGCGAGAGGAGACCCTCTTCTTAACCCTTCAGCAACAAGAAGGAGTGCTTCTACTTTTAAGTAGGAGAACTTTTCTTTCCACTATCAACGAGggacaaatgcttatttcataaagtaagagggaacaactcattttccctccacttcttttccctccatttcccattcaacctATCAATTAAACCCAACAAATGGTGCCAACGATATGTGGATAATAATTTGTCTACGCTCTTGACAATAGATATAACGTAACTAAACTCTACTCCCAACTTCTCTTTAATTTTAACTATAGAATATTTAGGtaattttcaaaacatttatGAAGACAATCGTTTTCTGTACGTCAGCTgcaacatatcatgaaaaagtaCTGTCCATTTGCATACGCCATATTTATagtattctttttaatttgtaataAAACCATCTATTGTGGCGGAAATTCCCATTTATAAAAGTAATATAGATCAACATAAAGAAACCCCTTAGGgatcaaatttggaaaaaatgagcgatcttatatatacacttaattTCACCTAGAATATTTAACTAAGGATTTGGTGACGATCGCTCAccacaaaaaatcaaaattttgtgACGGCTAAATTAAAATTGTTATGAAAGCTCAAAAAGTCAGCCACTAAAAATATTAAATGGCGATTTTAGGATCATTGTTAGTACTttctataggaaatggctcatttatgccatcgaactataggaaatggctcatttatgctatCGCCGTTaataaaaatgactcatccatgccatatttcattggatttacaatatcatatatgatcgtggcctccaactagattatggttgtgagtgggtaaggtgtatgagtcggattttttattaatttggtatttaaaattgggtgGTTTAATTGAACGAtatagacctctaattggaggccaaatagtattataaaaattaataaaaaatggcatggatgagttaTTTGGTAACgagcgatggcataaatgagtcaaacagttatggcataaatgagtcaaaatatgatgagtggcataaatgagccatttctatAGTTCGATGGAAGTTTGACTCCAcataaatgaagaaaattttagGATCATTGTTAGTACTTTCGGCGAATAAATAAatacgaaaaaagaaaaaactatttAAATAAACGAGATACTATTTTACCAATCGGTTACATGTATCTAACATATTAATACCTAGCGATTTTCCATAAACTGGTGACGaaacatataacttgtacaaatattttcatttttcaagtcGGTCTGATCCATTCGTTCATAGAACTATTTATACAATCACAGACATAATAAAAGTTTCACAAAATAGATTTTAGGCGACTGTGGATAGTCACAAAGTAAAAGGTCACCGCGGATTAGTATTTTTTGCCTTGTCTAAATTATATTTCTCCTATGTTCTGGAAACATAAAAACATTAGTCTTGTATTTTCTGTTCTTCACGATAAAACTTAATGATAAGAATTGGATAACATCATTCTTTATCCGGAATCTCGTAGAGAGGGTTCAGAAATTATATTTAATAggtctaaattttaagatttttagtatTGTACTTAAAGGATCGTTTGGTTGCTAATTAGAGTTATGCAAGTATTAGTAGTACAGAGATTAGATTAAATAtgctttcaaattttattttatttatattttaatagattttacatatatataatgtctATACTCCGTATCGGAAGGTATAAATTCAGATGAATCCGTAGCCGAAAGGCTACTCCACCCCTGATCTCGCATAAATGCAGGTGATGATGTCTTTACTAAATTTGGAATATTTTATGATGTCGATAGCacacttttttctttctttctgaaTCACGTACTTTGCAAGTACTAGGTACGAAAATGTCTCCATTCTTAGCATTCCCCTAAAAGAAAGTTCACGCACACCATCAACTCCCCAATCAACGCTCACTTTTTAtttgttcttattttccttaacattctattataaaaagaaaagaaaaaaagcaatTTAATCAGGCATTTAGTTAGGTAAACTTGCACCATTTAGATAggtaattcttttatgtatatctaatttttttattgaattttttgTGTGATTAATTtcttattcttttaattttccgTAATGAAATTTTCAGCGTTTTTAAGATAAAAGAATTGGAAGGAAAGGGGGGAGCCTTCTCTTCCTGGTTCTCATGTAGTTGGATCCTCCGTAACCACAAGAATCCTTAGTTATAATGGGATTCATACTCAGCACCTTTTGAGAGAGAGAATTTTGAGATGAATTGCTCTTCAGAGAGCACAGTACGATGAAAGTTGTAAGCTATTATGATAAAATTAATCAGGATACCTGAGAAGCGATGACTTACCCTGCAGCGGTTCGAGTCCGCTGACTCCGTTAGTGAATTTAACTAAACCTTATATCAAAAGAAAAGACTTATATATGTCAATTGCAATAGCAAAAACATCCTTTAGTAAGAGTTTCGACATGCTtcatagattttttttcttcttctataagTACAACATATGTAACACAAACACAAGTCAACAGTTGCGCTGTTGGGTGTGTGTATGTATACAAACACAAGTCCACCCCAATTTATCGCGACACAATTTGCAGATAATAACAAGTACTTGTTTCAATTTATCTGTCTCATTATTTTTGTTAATCTGTTAAAAAagactttctatatttagtacaATAACTTTTTTATTCTAGCATACACGTACGTGACATATTTaagaaaacaagtttcaaaaggaCATTTTATACATTACACgcgtttttttatttaatatcataaaattcaaaattcttttttagtTACATATTAAACTCCATGTCCACCATAATCTCAGACATTTTGATACATTAcattcttaaactccatgcctaCCATAATTTCAGACTCAATCGAACCCACTTGCAAATGAAATTGTGAGGATAAACcgatacccccccccccccccccccaccaaaagaaagaaaaaaaaaatgttgtgtgCCACTAGGCTATTTGGTGACCTAGTGACTTGCATGTTTCGCGTTCTCTGTCACtgtattttttgttctttctatcGAAAAACTTTAATTATATTAGTTTGACGTTAGGATATACTTTTTTTAAGATTCTTGGGGACTATGTAAAATACTCCAAAGTTTTGCTCACGTAATTGCCCATAAGGCCATAGGGTAGGAGATATCTCATTATTATCTGGAACCAAAAGTCTAGCTGGTCATTTTTCCGAAATtatttgtgtgcatatgattCCAAGTAGTTTTGAGGTAATAAAGAATATAAggttcaaaattaaaataaaaaaatagaaaaaaaaagagaaactgGAGTTATGAGCTGTTCAAGTTGTAGCCAACATGCTTTGAAAGTTGAAACGCTCTTCCCATTTTTTCCCATACCAAGCTAAAATGAGGCTAGGTTGGACTAACCGATAGGGTGACGGTTGTTATGTCAATAGTAGCGTCGAGCAGCTAAATTGATACAGAAGAATTGCTATACTGCGGGAAATTCTTCTCTATACAAGTTCTTAGATGAGTTTTTTAAACAGAACTTTGATAGGTCAGAAGTGTAAGTATGCGAGGTATAAAGCAATCTTGTATTAAAGGAAACGACTTTTACTTTCCATAAGAGGAATTATATTGCTTTTATACAATTTGTAAATACTTTATAAGAATTATCTAATTTAATGAGGGGTTAAATATTAATTGGAAGATTGGTACATTTTAAAACTTATCTATATATCGAAGGAAATAATCTCCTATATTAGTTGtaatatatgaatataagaAGATGATCCAATAAAATCTCTCGTCTTTTATTATCTCCTTCATTAACACCAGAATTTTCTCCAACATGGAATTTGCCTTGCAATTCATGCCCTTAGGACTCTCACAACACTGCCATATTTCAAGCCATAGAATGCTCTTACTGTTCTTCATACACCTTGTGTGTTAATTACTTTTCCTCCcttttgttcttcttgaattcttgttatATCTCCAAAACTCTTCATTCTAACACACTCAGCGCAGCAAAAGTTTACTTGCATCGAGTGTTTGTATTAAGCGTATTTGCACCAAATCAATAGATATAAGGCATATGTCTTGTATATGCACTTCTTCacgggtgaaaatcatttacaccCCCAAACTATACTTTAAAAATCAACctcccccctcaactttgaacaatagacattctcccccctttatcctTTGACTTTTT
It includes:
- the LOC132031108 gene encoding transcription factor MYB101-like is translated as MAPNGGGVNKNNGTSIARNNHNGGGTRQVLKKGPWTATEDAILMEYVKKHGEGNWNAVQRNSGLMRCGKSCRLRWANHLRPHLKKGAFSLEEERLIVELHAKLGNKWARMAAQLPGRTDNEIKNYWNTRLKRRQRAGLPIYPQDIQPQNYQQDQNQQQLSTNIPSPFDNHQNSNYNNSPLSLLDIFNPSTMKSSSNIISNPYQFNNNPSSPFLTTTNNINNQVKFFRDPRVSLSLTLASSMKNSQLSSMVAPVPNNFSQGYSSSIPVSSQLQHNYPNFTTVTRPFTAISSNPNGLILGIGTEHRSVQSTVPETTTSSDADNYAVDHGLSRGNSGLLEDLLEESQTLTRAEKIKEHCSIENEDNKGKLVWEDYGLTEEAADAILTGESTYNFSHCDDDDATQNKHSEESSPINSSSGLTTKECSLELGNQVDDDIMRFLDNFPLGVPVPDWCDDDQNHHDQQNTSNGQSFECDQIQLSSKSS